The following proteins come from a genomic window of Mucinivorans hirudinis:
- a CDS encoding Sulfate adenylyltransferase subunit 1: MIGYLDMELLRFTTAGSVDDGKSTLIGRLLYDSKSIFEDQMEAIKQASVVRGNEEVNLALLTDGLRAEREQGITIDVAYRYFATPRRKFIIADTPGHIQYTRNMVTGASTADLAIILVDARNGILEQTIRHSYIAKLLQIPYIVVCVNKMDLVNFSREVFDDIVGKYNALADRLELENVSFIPISAKLGDNVVERSVNMPWYVGVPLMEVLESTPIDHKINSSDARFPVQWVVRPISDKFHDFRGYAGRMAGGIFRKGEQIIALPSGQTSSIESISLCEEQFDEALTPLSLTITLADDIDVSRGDMIVSADGKQPYVGQDITVMVCWLNPREMRVSGKFLLRHTTASVKGIVKSIDYRVDINTLEKIEGESSLKMNDIAQITIRTAKPLVCDKYVDNRTTGSVVFIDETTNETVGAGMII, encoded by the coding sequence ATGATAGGATATTTAGATATGGAACTTTTGCGTTTCACGACTGCCGGGTCGGTGGATGATGGCAAAAGTACGCTTATAGGCAGGCTGTTATACGACAGTAAGTCTATTTTTGAAGACCAAATGGAGGCTATCAAGCAGGCGTCGGTCGTTCGCGGCAACGAGGAGGTAAACCTCGCCTTGCTCACCGACGGATTACGTGCCGAGCGCGAGCAAGGCATTACCATTGACGTGGCTTACAGGTATTTCGCAACACCACGCCGCAAATTCATCATTGCAGACACCCCGGGGCACATCCAGTATACGCGCAATATGGTTACGGGTGCTTCTACTGCGGATTTGGCAATAATCCTTGTCGATGCTCGTAACGGTATCCTCGAACAGACCATTCGTCATAGCTATATCGCCAAGCTACTACAGATCCCCTATATAGTGGTATGTGTCAATAAGATGGATTTGGTTAATTTTAGCAGGGAGGTTTTCGATGATATTGTCGGCAAATATAATGCTTTGGCAGATAGACTTGAATTAGAGAATGTTAGTTTTATTCCAATTTCTGCAAAGTTGGGCGACAACGTTGTGGAACGGTCTGTGAATATGCCTTGGTATGTGGGTGTGCCATTGATGGAGGTTTTGGAGAGTACGCCTATCGACCACAAAATCAACTCTTCGGATGCACGCTTTCCCGTACAGTGGGTGGTGCGCCCAATTAGCGACAAGTTCCACGACTTCCGCGGATATGCCGGGAGAATGGCGGGCGGAATTTTCCGCAAAGGTGAGCAAATTATAGCATTGCCCTCGGGGCAGACTTCTAGTATAGAATCTATTAGCCTTTGTGAGGAGCAATTTGACGAGGCTTTAACGCCACTGTCGCTGACCATAACCCTTGCGGATGATATAGATGTCAGCCGCGGCGATATGATTGTCTCCGCTGATGGCAAGCAACCATATGTGGGACAAGATATTACGGTGATGGTTTGCTGGCTCAACCCGCGCGAAATGCGTGTTAGCGGCAAATTTTTACTGAGGCATACTACAGCCTCAGTAAAAGGCATTGTAAAATCTATTGATTATCGGGTTGATATTAACACTTTAGAGAAAATAGAAGGTGAATCATCGCTTAAAATGAACGATATAGCACAAATTACAATCCGCACCGCCAAACCTTTGGTCTGCGACAAATACGTAGATAACCGCACCACGGGTAGCGTTGTTTTCATAGATGAAACGACAAATGAAACGGTCGGTGCAGGGATGATAATTTAG
- a CDS encoding Glycine dehydrogenase [decarboxylating] (glycine cleavage system P protein) → MAQDNFTSRHIGVNDADLAEMLKVIGVKSVEDLINQVVPPQIHLHEPLPLQEGMSEWEFANHIREIAAKNTVVRTMIGMGYYGTATPAAIVRNIFENPAWYTSYTPYQAEISQGRLEALLNFQTMVCSLTGMELSNCSLLDEATSAAEAMGMMFSSRSRAAVKEGRNVLFVDENIFPQTLDLLLTRSEPLGIELFVDSFAEYEFTGREFGAILQYPAATGEVCDYSKFAEICHSKEVLVTAVVDILALALIKSPAEWGADIAVGSTQRFGIPMGFGGPHAGYLATKEEYKRNMPGRIIGISVDRLGNKALRMSLQTREQHIKRDKATSNICTAQALLASMAGMFAVYHGAEGIKRIALNAHCHATAMAAALEELGYSVLSENFFDTIEVEADADTIMELASEVALNLFYPAENIVHMNFDELSNLDELNALVAIFAEAAGKEPFVIESIDQENTFFAPELARQTPFLQEPVFNKYHSETELMRYIKKLERRDISLANSMISLGSCTMKLNSAVSMMPLSLSEFGNIHPFVPLWQAEGYLELIDELDKDLSIITGFDKMSFQPNSGANGEYAGLMVIRAYHASRGENHRNVVLIPASAHGTNPASAAMAGMKIVVTKCDENGNIDLEDWKAKAAEYAKDLSCCMITYPSTHGVFESRIKELIDVIHQYGGQVYYDGANMNAVVGLSSPGYIGADVCHLNLHKTFAIPHGGGGPGVGAIGVAAHLTPFLPSHPLVSCGAEEGITAVAAAPFGSALVLLITYAYIKMLGASGLKRSTEIAIVNANYMACALKGQIDTVYSGETGRVGHEMILDYRRYRQDYGVECGDIARRLMDYGFHAPTLSFPVHDTLMVEPTESESKAELDRFIQTLLQIKSDCEAIKNGEADKEDNVLKNAPHTAAELIGDNWAHPYSREKAAFPLPWVVENKFFPYVSKIDAGYGDRNLVCCCAESLDKYL, encoded by the coding sequence ATGGCACAAGATAATTTTACATCACGCCACATAGGCGTGAATGATGCTGACCTCGCGGAAATGTTGAAGGTTATCGGCGTTAAGTCGGTAGAGGATCTTATCAACCAAGTAGTTCCGCCACAAATTCACCTCCACGAACCACTTCCCTTGCAGGAGGGTATGAGCGAATGGGAGTTTGCAAACCACATTCGCGAAATTGCGGCGAAGAACACAGTGGTGCGCACGATGATTGGTATGGGCTACTACGGCACGGCAACTCCGGCGGCGATTGTTCGCAACATTTTTGAGAATCCGGCGTGGTACACTTCATATACCCCTTATCAGGCTGAAATTTCTCAGGGTCGTTTGGAGGCGTTGTTGAATTTCCAAACTATGGTATGCTCGCTTACGGGTATGGAGTTGAGTAATTGCTCTTTGCTGGACGAGGCTACCTCGGCGGCGGAGGCTATGGGAATGATGTTCTCGAGCCGCTCACGCGCAGCCGTTAAGGAGGGGCGTAATGTGCTTTTTGTGGATGAAAACATTTTCCCGCAAACGCTTGATTTGTTGCTAACTCGTTCAGAACCACTTGGGATTGAGCTTTTTGTCGATAGTTTTGCGGAGTATGAATTTACAGGTCGCGAATTTGGCGCAATCCTTCAGTATCCTGCCGCTACGGGTGAGGTTTGTGACTACTCTAAATTTGCAGAGATTTGCCACTCAAAAGAGGTTTTAGTTACTGCCGTTGTTGATATTCTTGCACTCGCACTTATTAAATCGCCAGCAGAGTGGGGGGCTGATATAGCGGTGGGCTCTACTCAACGTTTCGGTATCCCGATGGGCTTTGGCGGTCCTCACGCGGGCTACTTGGCAACCAAGGAGGAGTACAAACGTAATATGCCGGGGCGCATCATTGGCATTTCTGTGGATAGACTTGGCAATAAGGCGTTGCGTATGTCTCTGCAAACGCGCGAGCAACACATCAAACGCGACAAGGCAACATCTAATATCTGTACAGCTCAAGCGCTTTTGGCTTCAATGGCAGGTATGTTCGCCGTCTATCACGGAGCTGAGGGAATTAAACGTATCGCTTTGAATGCTCACTGCCACGCAACGGCTATGGCAGCGGCTTTGGAGGAGTTGGGATATTCGGTTCTTAGCGAAAACTTTTTTGATACCATCGAGGTAGAGGCAGATGCAGATACTATTATGGAGCTTGCCTCGGAAGTTGCACTTAATCTCTTCTACCCGGCAGAAAACATAGTTCATATGAACTTCGACGAACTCTCGAACTTGGACGAGCTCAACGCTTTGGTCGCAATCTTTGCAGAGGCGGCAGGTAAAGAGCCATTCGTGATTGAGTCTATTGACCAAGAGAATACATTCTTTGCGCCGGAGTTGGCGCGCCAAACTCCATTTCTGCAAGAGCCCGTGTTCAACAAGTATCATTCCGAGACTGAGTTGATGCGATATATCAAAAAGTTGGAGCGTCGCGATATTTCGTTGGCAAACTCTATGATTTCGCTTGGCTCGTGCACAATGAAACTCAACTCGGCGGTTTCGATGATGCCTCTGTCGTTGTCGGAATTTGGTAATATCCACCCGTTTGTGCCTTTGTGGCAGGCGGAGGGTTATCTTGAATTAATCGATGAATTGGATAAAGATTTATCCATCATTACCGGTTTCGACAAAATGTCGTTCCAGCCAAACTCGGGAGCCAATGGAGAGTATGCCGGCTTGATGGTTATCCGTGCTTATCACGCTTCGCGGGGGGAGAACCATCGTAATGTGGTGTTGATTCCTGCTTCGGCTCACGGGACTAACCCTGCTTCGGCTGCTATGGCAGGGATGAAGATTGTGGTTACCAAATGCGATGAAAATGGAAATATCGACCTTGAAGATTGGAAGGCAAAGGCAGCAGAGTATGCCAAAGATTTGAGCTGCTGTATGATAACCTACCCATCAACTCACGGCGTTTTTGAGAGCCGAATCAAAGAGTTGATTGATGTTATCCACCAATATGGCGGTCAGGTCTATTACGACGGTGCGAATATGAATGCGGTTGTGGGTCTTTCGAGCCCCGGTTATATCGGTGCTGACGTTTGCCACCTGAATCTACACAAAACATTTGCTATCCCTCACGGCGGTGGTGGTCCGGGCGTGGGTGCTATCGGCGTGGCTGCTCACCTCACTCCGTTCCTTCCGTCTCACCCATTGGTGAGCTGTGGTGCAGAGGAGGGCATAACGGCAGTTGCCGCTGCTCCATTCGGCAGCGCTTTGGTGTTGCTTATTACTTACGCCTATATAAAAATGTTGGGTGCGAGCGGTCTCAAACGTTCTACTGAAATTGCTATTGTCAATGCCAACTATATGGCTTGCGCCTTGAAGGGTCAAATTGATACCGTCTACTCGGGCGAGACAGGACGCGTGGGACACGAGATGATTTTGGACTATCGTCGCTACCGTCAGGATTATGGCGTTGAGTGTGGTGATATTGCGCGCCGTCTAATGGACTACGGCTTCCACGCTCCCACGCTGAGTTTTCCGGTTCACGATACGCTGATGGTTGAGCCTACCGAGAGCGAAAGTAAGGCTGAGCTTGACCGCTTTATACAAACCCTGCTCCAAATCAAATCCGACTGCGAAGCCATCAAAAATGGCGAGGCAGACAAGGAGGATAATGTATTGAAGAATGCGCCCCACACGGCTGCAGAGCTTATTGGCGATAACTGGGCGCACCCATATTCGCGCGAGAAGGCAGCCTTCCCGCTGCCTTGGGTTGTGGAGAATAAGTTCTTCCCCTATGTTAGCAAGATTGATGCCGGTTATGGTGACCGCAACTTGGTGTGTTGCTGTGCGGAGTCGCTGGACAAATACTTGTAA
- a CDS encoding Possible oxidoreductase, with amino-acid sequence MTRFAIIGTNYVTDWFIAGAINDPRFTLTAIYSRVEETALSYGNKCRSLYGSKIGDIEIFTSLEKFAASDCYDAVYLASPNVFHREQAILLMRHGKHVLCEKPMATSLRECELMVGAARENGVVLMEAVKTTLLPNFLSIKDNIHKIGTIRRYFAQYCQYSGRYEAFKAGMVLNAFNAQMAGGALYDLGIYCIYPMVVLFGEPANWIGEQMILHTRVDGQGSAIFRYDGFDGIVMFSKIANSYLPSEIQGENGSIVIERINTFESVKIHYRDGMVEDISRETISDNMYYEAEEFISLVENHSSDSSINSHKNTLIAAKMMDEIRNQNGIYYPCDLELRK; translated from the coding sequence ATGACTCGTTTTGCAATTATAGGAACAAATTACGTAACCGACTGGTTTATAGCCGGTGCCATTAATGATCCGCGCTTCACTCTCACGGCTATTTACTCGCGAGTAGAGGAGACGGCACTCTCTTATGGGAATAAATGTCGTTCGCTTTACGGCAGTAAAATAGGTGATATAGAGATTTTCACCTCTCTTGAAAAATTTGCTGCATCCGATTGTTACGATGCCGTTTACCTTGCTTCGCCCAATGTTTTCCATCGAGAGCAGGCTATTTTGCTGATGCGTCACGGCAAGCACGTTCTTTGCGAAAAACCTATGGCGACTTCGTTGAGGGAGTGCGAGTTAATGGTTGGAGCAGCACGCGAGAACGGTGTTGTTCTGATGGAGGCTGTGAAAACTACGCTACTGCCCAATTTTCTGTCAATTAAAGATAATATTCATAAAATAGGTACTATTCGCCGCTATTTTGCCCAATATTGTCAATATTCTGGAAGGTATGAAGCGTTCAAAGCGGGGATGGTTCTCAATGCCTTTAATGCGCAAATGGCGGGTGGAGCGCTCTATGATTTAGGGATTTATTGCATCTATCCAATGGTTGTACTATTCGGAGAACCAGCCAATTGGATAGGTGAGCAGATGATTCTGCACACGAGAGTTGATGGACAGGGGTCAGCTATTTTTCGTTATGACGGGTTTGATGGCATAGTGATGTTCTCTAAAATTGCCAATTCCTACTTGCCTTCTGAGATTCAGGGCGAGAACGGTTCAATAGTTATCGAACGCATAAACACTTTTGAGAGTGTAAAAATTCATTATCGCGACGGTATGGTAGAGGATATTTCTCGCGAGACAATCAGTGATAATATGTATTACGAGGCGGAAGAATTTATTTCTTTGGTAGAAAATCATTCATCTGATTCTAGTATTAACTCGCACAAAAACACGCTTATAGCCGCTAAAATGATGGATGAAATTCGCAATCAAAATGGTATTTATTATCCTTGTGATTTGGAGTTACGAAAATAA
- a CDS encoding Glutamine cyclotransferase, whose product MRINLSLLLSLITFGCGSSAPKNTPVATQAAVSQPELITALKPSYRETFRKGDRVKIEFTELQSLDSIIITINGVLAPDGVFTVTGDKVGRVAYSVKALKGEQEQTLGGEFWVVAAKPPLQESIAIVKRYPHDKKSYTQGLLFHNGLLYESVGQRGRSAIQAVEIESGKIVKKKELDKKYFGEGVTLLGGKLYQLTWEEGVVFVYDVEDFDKVSQYPLAGEGWGITTDGTWLYLSDGSHKIYKYDPDGFKKISQIEVATDSGKVDYINELEWIDGKIWANIYLSNNIVVIDPQSGMVERVIDCSILERNIGNRSRADVLNGIAYNPATKQLWLTGKDWDTLFEVKVVR is encoded by the coding sequence ATGCGCATAAATCTATCTCTGCTACTCTCTCTTATAACGTTCGGTTGCGGCTCGTCCGCACCCAAAAATACACCTGTAGCAACTCAGGCAGCCGTCTCGCAGCCTGAACTGATAACAGCTCTCAAACCATCTTACCGCGAAACTTTCCGAAAGGGAGATAGAGTTAAAATAGAATTCACAGAGCTACAATCGCTTGATTCGATTATTATTACAATCAACGGCGTACTCGCGCCAGATGGGGTATTTACGGTTACGGGCGACAAAGTGGGGCGGGTGGCGTACTCGGTGAAAGCTCTCAAGGGAGAGCAGGAGCAGACTCTAGGCGGAGAGTTTTGGGTGGTGGCGGCAAAACCTCCACTTCAAGAAAGCATTGCCATTGTAAAGCGCTATCCGCACGACAAAAAATCCTATACCCAAGGGTTACTCTTCCACAACGGTCTACTCTACGAGAGTGTGGGACAGCGCGGGCGCTCGGCAATCCAAGCGGTCGAAATTGAGAGCGGTAAAATTGTAAAAAAGAAGGAATTAGACAAAAAATATTTCGGCGAAGGAGTCACACTCTTAGGCGGAAAACTCTACCAACTAACCTGGGAAGAGGGGGTTGTTTTTGTCTACGATGTCGAGGATTTCGACAAGGTAAGCCAATACCCTCTCGCGGGCGAGGGGTGGGGCATAACCACTGACGGCACGTGGCTCTACCTCTCGGATGGCTCTCACAAAATATACAAATACGACCCGGACGGCTTCAAAAAAATTTCACAGATTGAGGTTGCAACAGACAGTGGCAAGGTGGATTATATTAATGAGTTGGAATGGATAGACGGTAAGATTTGGGCAAATATCTACCTGAGCAACAACATTGTGGTAATCGACCCTCAAAGTGGTATGGTAGAGAGAGTTATAGATTGCTCTATATTGGAACGAAATATCGGCAATCGCTCGCGAGCCGATGTGCTCAACGGGATTGCTTATAATCCTGCCACCAAGCAACTTTGGCTCACAGGCAAAGATTGGGACACATTGTTTGAGGTGAAAGTTGTGCGTTAG
- a CDS encoding Calcium-transporting ATPase, producing the protein MRGLTSNQVEESREKHGDNSLTPPKRESLLKLFFEKFSDPVIKILLIAAFLSLGISFVHNEFYETIGIFFAIFLATGVGFWFEVDANRKFDILNKINDDNSVKVYRDGALTEVGKKELVVGDVIILETGEEIPADCQLIESVQLSANESCLTGEPSIRKTHIKEDFKEDATYPSNVLLRGTTIIEGNALAEVVRVGDATEFGKVAQQATAKNEEQTPLTKQLERLAKLISVVGFTLAALTFSALFVKDIILGRLGNLGQVGLASAVIFGVFISLAKIWIPIVYDGLALAGRDKKIPDAFAKRGWMHWFLLGVMSFIAIAFLGFPFGVNMFEAEHWISIDEAGHILSYFMIAVTLIVVAVPEGLPMSVTLSLALSMRKMLKNNNLVRKMHACETMGATTVICTDKTGTLTKNQMSVNDFVLYDDDKELLYRAISVNTTANLDASRKPLGNPTEGALLLWLENQNVDYKVLRTAIKEQIPFSSKAKMMITRVGDYIFIKGAPEYVLAKCEVENRTQVDAKLLDYQNRAMRTLAFAYKIGGDTNDLSGLKLQAIAAISDPVREDVPAAVRDCQNAGIAIKIVTGDTPATAREIGRQIGLWQPEDSVINEITGLEWEALTDEEAYERAYYLKIMSRARPTDKQRLVQMLQKRGEVVAVTGDGTNDAPALNFANVGLSMGTGTSVAKEASDITLMDDSFASIATAVMWGRSVYLNIQRFVLFQLTINVVALTIVFFGSLLGFELPLTVTQMLWVNLIMDTFAAGALASLPPDKKVMAKKPRGVNEFIITSKMRGSILATGFLFVAALLGILFWFSHDAEGLTRYDLSMFFTIFVMLQFWNLFNAKAFISGHSAFHKIGSCSGFLLVALLILVGQILIVSFGGDVFRVTPILLIDWVIIIAATSVVLLWGEVKRRLAR; encoded by the coding sequence ATGAGAGGTTTAACATCAAATCAGGTAGAAGAGAGCCGCGAAAAACACGGCGACAACTCATTAACACCACCCAAGAGAGAGTCGTTACTCAAACTTTTTTTTGAAAAATTTAGTGACCCCGTAATCAAAATCCTTTTGATTGCGGCATTTCTGTCTCTGGGTATATCATTTGTTCATAATGAGTTTTACGAGACTATTGGCATATTTTTTGCGATTTTCTTGGCAACCGGTGTGGGATTCTGGTTCGAGGTTGATGCTAATCGTAAGTTTGACATTCTCAATAAAATAAACGACGACAACTCCGTAAAAGTTTACCGCGACGGCGCACTCACAGAAGTGGGCAAAAAAGAGTTGGTCGTTGGAGATGTGATTATTTTAGAGACGGGCGAGGAGATTCCTGCCGACTGCCAATTAATTGAATCAGTGCAACTTTCAGCCAACGAGTCGTGCTTGACAGGCGAGCCGTCAATTCGTAAAACCCACATCAAAGAGGATTTCAAAGAGGATGCCACATATCCAAGCAATGTGTTGCTCAGAGGCACTACGATTATCGAAGGAAATGCTCTGGCAGAGGTTGTTAGAGTAGGAGATGCTACGGAGTTCGGAAAGGTTGCGCAGCAGGCGACTGCTAAAAATGAGGAGCAGACCCCGCTCACGAAGCAGTTGGAGAGGCTAGCTAAACTCATTAGTGTGGTGGGATTTACGTTAGCGGCACTCACATTTTCGGCACTCTTCGTCAAAGACATAATTTTGGGACGTCTCGGTAATTTGGGGCAAGTAGGATTAGCGTCTGCAGTAATTTTCGGTGTTTTTATTAGTTTGGCAAAAATTTGGATACCAATAGTTTATGATGGTCTAGCCCTTGCCGGGAGAGATAAAAAGATACCCGATGCTTTCGCAAAACGTGGGTGGATGCACTGGTTCTTGCTTGGCGTTATGTCGTTCATTGCCATCGCATTTCTTGGCTTTCCCTTTGGTGTGAATATGTTCGAGGCTGAACATTGGATTTCCATTGACGAGGCAGGGCATATCCTTAGCTACTTTATGATTGCCGTCACCCTGATTGTAGTTGCCGTGCCCGAGGGTCTGCCGATGAGCGTCACCCTTTCGTTGGCACTGAGTATGCGTAAGATGCTCAAAAACAACAATCTTGTGCGCAAAATGCACGCCTGTGAAACGATGGGCGCAACCACGGTGATTTGCACGGACAAGACGGGCACACTCACCAAAAACCAAATGTCGGTCAATGATTTTGTACTCTACGATGATGATAAAGAGCTTTTGTACAGAGCCATATCAGTGAATACGACCGCGAATCTTGATGCTTCGAGAAAACCACTCGGCAATCCGACCGAGGGTGCCTTACTGCTTTGGCTTGAAAATCAAAATGTCGATTATAAGGTGTTGAGGACGGCTATTAAAGAGCAGATACCCTTTTCGAGTAAGGCGAAGATGATGATTACCCGCGTGGGTGATTACATCTTTATAAAGGGTGCACCCGAATATGTTTTGGCAAAATGCGAGGTTGAAAATCGCACGCAAGTTGATGCCAAACTGCTTGATTATCAAAATCGTGCAATGCGCACACTGGCATTTGCCTATAAAATTGGTGGCGATACTAACGATTTGAGCGGTTTGAAGTTACAGGCTATTGCGGCAATTTCCGACCCCGTGCGCGAGGATGTGCCGGCTGCGGTGCGCGACTGCCAAAATGCGGGTATAGCTATTAAGATAGTTACGGGAGATACTCCTGCTACGGCGCGCGAAATTGGTCGACAAATCGGTCTATGGCAACCGGAGGATAGCGTAATCAACGAAATAACGGGGCTGGAGTGGGAGGCACTCACGGACGAAGAGGCTTATGAACGTGCTTATTACCTGAAAATTATGTCCCGTGCGAGACCCACAGATAAGCAGCGTTTGGTGCAGATGTTGCAAAAGCGTGGTGAGGTGGTAGCTGTTACGGGCGATGGCACGAATGATGCGCCGGCGTTGAATTTTGCAAATGTCGGATTGTCAATGGGAACAGGCACTTCCGTGGCAAAGGAGGCGAGCGATATAACCCTGATGGACGACTCTTTTGCAAGCATAGCAACTGCCGTTATGTGGGGGCGTTCGGTCTACCTCAATATACAGCGATTTGTTCTTTTTCAACTAACAATCAACGTTGTAGCACTCACTATAGTATTCTTCGGCTCGTTACTCGGCTTTGAACTGCCACTGACCGTTACTCAGATGCTGTGGGTCAATCTAATTATGGACACCTTTGCTGCCGGAGCTTTGGCATCTCTTCCGCCCGATAAGAAGGTTATGGCGAAGAAACCGCGAGGAGTTAATGAGTTCATTATTACCTCGAAAATGCGCGGTTCAATTCTCGCGACCGGGTTCCTCTTTGTAGCGGCATTGCTCGGAATACTATTTTGGTTTTCGCACGATGCGGAGGGCTTGACGCGCTACGACCTCTCGATGTTCTTTACTATTTTCGTGATGCTTCAATTCTGGAACTTGTTCAATGCTAAGGCGTTCATTAGCGGGCATTCGGCATTCCACAAAATCGGAAGTTGCAGCGGTTTTCTTCTTGTTGCCCTATTGATTCTGGTGGGACAGATATTGATTGTATCGTTCGGTGGCGACGTTTTCCGAGTAACGCCTATATTGCTGATTGATTGGGTGATAATCATTGCCGCAACCTCCGTTGTTTTACTTTGGGGCGAGGTGAAAAGAAGATTGGCTAGATAA
- a CDS encoding Sulfate adenylyltransferase subunit 2: MYNLTHLKELEAESIYVLREVAAQFSKPVLLFSGGKDSIVMTHLAYKAFYPAKIPFPLLHIDTGHNFIETIQYRDELVERLGATLIVGSVQESIDSGRVMEETGYNASRNKLQTTTLLDTLERHKFDAAMGGARRDEEKARAKERFFSHRDEFGQWDPKNQRPELWNIFNGMKHLGEHFRVFPISNWTEMDVWQYILLENIPMPSIYFTHSREVFFRDGQWLAAESCMKLKPTEIVETRRVRCRTIGDISCTGLALSEANSLREIIDEIAATRVTERGSRADDKRSESAMEDRKKEGYF; the protein is encoded by the coding sequence ATGTACAATTTAACACACTTAAAGGAGCTTGAGGCGGAGTCCATTTATGTTCTGCGCGAGGTGGCGGCACAGTTCTCTAAACCGGTGCTGCTGTTCTCGGGCGGCAAGGACTCAATTGTGATGACCCACCTTGCCTATAAGGCTTTTTATCCCGCAAAAATTCCATTTCCACTACTCCATATTGACACTGGGCACAATTTTATTGAGACTATTCAATATCGTGATGAGCTCGTGGAGCGGTTGGGAGCAACCCTGATTGTGGGCTCTGTGCAAGAGTCTATTGATTCAGGGCGCGTTATGGAGGAGACAGGTTATAACGCGTCGCGTAACAAGTTGCAAACCACCACGCTGCTGGACACTCTTGAAAGGCATAAGTTTGATGCGGCAATGGGTGGGGCGCGCCGCGACGAGGAGAAAGCGCGTGCCAAGGAGCGATTTTTCTCTCACCGCGATGAGTTCGGGCAGTGGGACCCAAAGAACCAACGCCCCGAGCTTTGGAATATCTTTAACGGAATGAAGCACCTTGGCGAACATTTCAGAGTCTTTCCAATATCGAACTGGACGGAGATGGATGTTTGGCAATATATTCTACTGGAAAATATACCTATGCCATCCATCTATTTTACCCACTCGCGGGAGGTCTTCTTCCGAGACGGACAGTGGTTGGCGGCGGAGTCTTGTATGAAGTTGAAGCCTACGGAAATAGTTGAGACCAGGCGGGTCCGTTGTCGTACAATAGGTGACATAAGTTGTACGGGATTAGCACTGTCCGAAGCCAACTCGCTCAGGGAGATAATAGACGAAATTGCCGCAACGCGTGTTACTGAAAGGGGTAGCCGCGCTGACGACAAACGCTCGGAATCGGCAATGGAAGACCGCAAAAAAGAGGGATATTTTTAA